Genomic segment of Oncorhynchus nerka isolate Pitt River linkage group LG10, Oner_Uvic_2.0, whole genome shotgun sequence:
ttggtcacctccctgaccaaggcccttctccaattcaattgctcagtttggccaggcagccagctctaggcagagtcttggtggttccacacttctattttaagattgatggagaccactgtgttcttggggaccttcaatgctgcagacatttttttggtacccttcctcagatctgtgcctcgacacaatcctgtttcggagctctacggacaattcctctgACCTCaaggctttgtttttgctctgacatgcactgtcagttgtgggaccttatatagatctGTGTGTGcggttccaaatcatgtcaaaccAATTGAATTcttggactccaagttgtagaaacatctcaaggatgatcaatggaaaccggatgcacctgtgctcaattttgaatctcatagcaaagggtctgaataccgatgtaaataaggtatttctgttaattaaaaaaaaaaaaaattgcagacatttctaaatgtgtctttgtcattatggggtattctgtgtagattgagtTTTTGAATAattaaaataaaatcaatttgagtaacaaaatgtggcaagtcaaggggtctgaatactttctgaagggactGTATATGAATCGTGTAAATTGtatacatttctatctgaaatGTTTTGCACATTTTACACACACAGGTCAATCCAAGTTATTGATTGATGAAACGGAGCCTGCCTTATTTATTTTTCTCCGAGGCAATTTTTTTGACCCAGTAGGAATGTGCTGCCTCAACAGTGTTTACAACATGCGGGTGGGAGCTGTCTGTCAAAGCCAAGTTGGttgcagtggtgtaaaaatactttcaagtactacttaagttttttgtggtctgtactttactatttatatttgacaacttttacttcactacattcctaaagaaaatgatctactttttatttaatccattttccctgacacccaaaagtactcgttacattttgaatgcttagcaagacaggaaaattgtctaattcacaaacttatcaagagaacatccctggtcatccctactgcctctgatctggtggactcactaaacacaaatgcttcatttgtaaaggaGGTCTTTTAGTGTTGGATTGGATTTAAAATAAACTAGAAAATGTGtctgtctgctttgcttaatgtaaggaattttaaattatttatacttgtacttttactcttgatacttaagtatattttagcaattacatttacttttgatacatcaGTATATATAACACCAAGACTTTTACTctaagtattttactgggtgactcatgtttacttgtcattttctattaaggtatctttacttttactcaagtaggacaatgggtactttttccaccactggttggTTGTTAAACCAACTTGCAATATACCTCGACATGACAACCCATTCACTCTTTAGAGTAGGCATGAGACCATGTGACCTGGTGGGAGAGTTGGAGGAGCAGCCTGTTAAGAGTAAACAAACGTGTGAGGCGTGGATAGACAGTGAGTCACTCCGTCTAGGGGGTCTCTGTTAATAAGCGCCTAGGAGTCTCGGCAGTTGCTGAGGAATTTTGGTGCAGGGAGTTTTAACTTTATCTGCCAAAAAGTCTAAGGATTTGGATTCGGTGCGAGAGGGTTATAACTTATGCTAAACACCACACTATACACAAGTGTATATGATGTATTCTCAAAACTGTTTGAGGAGCATTTTATTTTTGGATAAGGTCCCACTGACTTAAAGCCGGAATCCCTATTTGTGAAATGGCTACATGCGTTTAGGATATTACAGCAACAAAGTTAGTTCAAACAAAAccgtttttttatttaacctttatttaaccaggtatgtaCTGCAAATAGTTTTTTCCACAATGCTGGATGCCTGTTTCTCCAACAAAAACATGTGCTGGCAACGTTTCACTTATGGCAATTTCAGATTAAGGTTGACCTGCTCCCAGTGTCAAACCGTTGCTGTTAGTGTGTTGTACAAAAAGTGCTATTTCAAGTTTTAAAGCTGGATGTACAGTATTGCTCCACAGATAATGCATTGTCATGAATGCTGTACAATTTATCATGAATaatatcaaaatacattttattttgtgaCTGTCCCAGCCTCTTGCTCTATGTTTTGGCCCTTGGCAGAAATACTGCATTGATCCAACACTGTAGAGGGTCACTGTTAAGTAACCAACGTATCTGCATACACAGCGACATATGATCCAGATAGTCAGTGAATACACGGGATCACACTAAGGAAGACTGTTTTTGATGTctacaccccttcctcctctgtgtcCAGACCCCAGGCACTGGTCAGAGAGCCAGGTGGGCCAGTGGCTGCTGTGGACAGTGAACGAGTTCAGCCTGAAGAGCGTGGACCTGCACTGCTTCCGTATGGCCGGGGTAAGTCTCTGTGCCCTGGGGAAGGAGTGCTTCTTGGACCTGGCACCTGACTTTGTGGGGGACATCCTGTGGGAACACCTGGAGATGATGCAGAGAGGTAGGTAGCACCTGTGTCATCGCTAGGATAGCAACAGATGGCTTTTTACATTTCTATTAGCATCATTACTAGACTAGCaacatacagtagcctatggcTATTCGCATCATTACTAGGCCagcagaatacagtagtagcctaTGGCTTTTAGTATCAATGTTAGGCCAACAACATCTATTAAGGCTATTAGCATCACTTCTAACCCAGCAACATGGTGCCCATAACCTTACTGGATTACTATTTATTAAGGGTCAAAAGCTGAAGAACATATGCACATCCAGGTACTTTCCGCAGGTGCTGGAGCAAACTCATGGAAAACACCACACTGCTGCTCCATGCCTAATGAAGACCTAAGGGTTGAAATGTTGTTATaaataaatatcacctgggcagCAGCTAAACTTCCTGGGGTCCTGCAACATTAGGGTGGttaaatacaatttaaaatattagatgacattcatcgccatttacccatttttgtcttagctctcccgatcaacacctgtgattgctttatgcctctaatgtcaatatgccttgtctactgctgtctcgGCTAGttcttgttttatttcactgtagagccctcagtcccgctcaacatgccttagatagctcttttgtcccaccacacacatgcggagacctcacctggcttaactggtgcctccagagacaACTTCTCATCGTCACCCAACGCCTAGGggtacctccactgtactcacatcctaccataccattgtctgtacattatgccctgaatctctATTCTACCACGCCTAAAAATcagctccttttattctctgttcccaacgcactggatgaccagttcttatagcctttagccgtacccttatcatactcctcttttcctctggtgatgtagaggttgatccaggccctgtagccccccagttccattccccaggcgctatcatttgttgacttctgtaaccgtaaaagccttggtttcatgcatgttaacatcagaagcctcctccctaagtttgttttatttacAGCTTTAcaacactccgccaaccctgatgtcctagcagTGTCTGAATCcgggcttaggaaggccaccaaaaattctgaaatttccatccccaagtacaacattttccaccaagatagaactgccaaagggggtggagttagtctgcagagttctgtcatgctatccaggtctgtgcccaaacagtttgagattctacttttaaaaatccacctttccagaaataagtctctcactgttgctgcttgTTATTGACCCCCTTCAGCCGCCAGCTGTTAATTCCAGATGTGAATGTTCCCCacttatcttcagagtttgtgctgtcaggtgacctaaactgggatatgcttaacaccctggccatcctacaatctaaactagatgccctcaatctcacacaaattatcaaggaccctaccaggtacaaccataAATCTGTAAATACGGGCACCCTcctagatatcatcctgaccaacctgccctctaaatacacctctgctgtcttcaaccaggatatcAGCAATCGCtgtctcattgcctgcgtccgtggtcaaacgaccacccctcatcactgtcaaatgctccctaaaacacttcaacgagcaggcctttctaatcgacttgGCACGGGTATCCTGGAAGCATATTGACCTCCATTCCATCagcagaggatgcctggttattctttaagtACTTTCCTCACcagcttaaataagcatgccccattcaaaaaaacaGAACTAAGAAGAGGTATagatagcccttggttcactcaaGACTTGACTGCTCTTGATcggcacaaaaacatcctgtggcgtactgcattagcatcgaatagcccccgcaatatgcagcttttcagggaagtccGGAACCAATATaaacagtcagttaggaaagctaaggctagctttttcaaacagaaatatgcatcctgtagcactaattccaataagttttgggacactgaagtccattgagaataagagcacctcctcccagctgcccactccactgaggctaggaaacgctgtcaccactgataaaacTAAGATAAtcaatcatttcaataagcatttttctacgactggcaatgctttccacctggccacccctaccccggccaacagctctgcacccaaatagctgatgttctgaaagagctgcaaaatctagactcctacaaatcagctgggctagacaatctgcaccctctctttctaaaatgatccaccGCAATtgctgcaacccctattactagcctgttcaacctctttcgtattgTTGGAAATCCCAcacagcttaccgatcactgtacctgtacacagccaatctgtatatagcccacccaactacctcatcccaatgTCATTTattttgaagtgtacctatgatacaaattacagatctctacatgctttgtaagtagaaaaacttgtaaaatcggcagtgtatcaaatacttgttctccccactgtatattagcATAATTGCTAGGCTATTGAGAGACTACGGCTATCATCAGCGCAAAATAGTTTTAACGGACATCAAAACCTATTGTATAAAATGTGTTGGCATCCGATCCCACAAACATTGATACTTTACTGTGGTATTGTTTAGTTGgtatacagtggagcaaaaaagtatttagtcagccaccaattgtgcaagttctcccacttaagatgagaggcctgtcattttcatcatatgtacacttcaactatgacagacaaaatgagaaaaaaaatcctgaaaatcacattgtaggatttttaatgaatgtatttgcaaatgatggtggaaaataagtatttggtcacctacaaacaagcaagatttctggctctcagagacctgtaacttctttaagaggctactctgtcctccactcgttacctgtattaattggtggctgactaaatactttttatatatatatagttttgtGTTAAAGCGGGGATATCATAACTATGTCTTTCTTGGTAAAGATGTGAGGCATTTCCCCGTCAATGGCTTGATGCCCACATTCCAGGAGTCCCGGTTCACTTATGACTACCTTGCCAGTGAGTATAGCTTTTCTGCCCAAATCACAAGAGACAACTTTTGTCCAAATCATACTGTCCATTTTATAATGGAGAGAAATATCATTACTCCCTTTTTTGGGAGAGATGTAATGTCTCTCCCCCAATTCTTCTCCGTAGACTATGGAACTGAACGTGCCCAGTGCATCCTTCCATCGATCAACTCAGAGCCAGGCTTCATCACAGAGTCCAATCAGACACTTCTACCAACCACCTGTGAGGACCTGCTGTCAATCAAGACTGAGAACGGACATTCTACTGGCCCACTGGGTCCTAAGCAGGGGGACTACCTCACCATCAAACAGGAAGTGGTCTCCCATGACAACATGTGCATGGGGCACGTCATTCGAGGTAAGACCACAGTCATGTAATATAATaacatatgccatttagcagatgcttttgtcCCCAAAaatgttcacctttatttaaccaggtaggctaattgagaacaagttctcatttgcaactgggacctgaccaagataaagcaaagcagttcgacacacaacaactgcgttacacatggaataaacaaacatacagtagaaaatctatatacagcttgtacaaatgaggtaagataagagaggtaaggcaataaataagccatGGTGTCGACGTAATTACAatgtagcaattaaacactggaatggtagaatgtgcagaagatgaatgtgtaagtagagatactggggtgcaaaggagcaagagaaataaaaaaatatgcaatggggatgaggtagattggatgggctatttatagatgagctatgtacaggttcagtgatctgtgagctgctctgacagctggtgcttaaagctagtgagggagataagagtctccagctttagtgatttttgcagttcgttccagtcattggcagcagagaactggaaggagaggcggccaaaagaggaattggctttgggggtgacaagtgagatatacctgctggagcgagtgctacgggttggtgctgccatggtgaccagtgagctgagatacggcggggctttacctagcagacacttgtagatgacctggagccagtgggtttggcgacgagtatgacgcgagggccagccaacgagagtgtacaggtcacagtgctgggtagtgtatgggactttggtgacaaaacgaatggcactgtgatagactgcatccaatttgctgagtagagtgtcggaggctatttcgtaaatgacatcgccgaagtcgaggatcggtaggatggtcagttttacgaaagttatacatgcatgcatgcatacatattTTATCTTATTGACCTCTGTGGAAATCAGCCCACGACCCTGATGTTGCAAACGCCATGTTCTACCAATTCAACCACATTCTCCTCCACCTTAAATGCTATAGAAGACATCATGGGAGAATGTTTGTCTGCTGTATATAATATTCTCCCGTACATTGAATGTATGACATTTTAGCCTGGTAGAATCAGATTAAGCAAGGAGATCATTAACAAGCTCATTATGGACATTGTGTGGATGGATATTATTCACTGTGATGCAAATGAACATTCAGTTTTATGATCCTCATTATAAATACCTGGTTGGTGTTCAGTATTGCACACCGTAGCTATTTTTCAGCAGAATATTTTAGAATTTTGGTTCAGGTAGTTCCCCCATGCTTcactttgtttcaaaatgttttcCCCCAACTGAACATGGCTGTGGTGTTCCACTCTTTCATCCCAGGTAAAATTGGGAGCCAAGAATCCTTTGAGAGTGTGGAGAGCCTAGATGCTTGTGAGCGTCTCACCCAGTCCCGGGGCAGCCACTCCCACTTCTGCAGTCTGCAGCGCGTGCCCTCCTACAACAGCTTTGACTCAGACGACTACCCGGCCACGCTGCGTGGCCACCCAGCCAAAGGCACCTTCAAAGACTATGTGAAGGAGCGCATGGACCTGACCAAAGACAAGTCTGTCATACCGGCAGCGGCTCTTGCGGgatacacaggtgtgtgtgtttatgtaaccCAAGAATGCACAACAATTGCTGACTACCTGGTAGGTGACTATATTTGCTGACTAACTCAAAAGGTGATTATTTGTTTCTTTGAGATTCAATTAAATACCAAGTAATTTAAGTAATAAACTGTATGTTCCTTGGTTGTGCTTCCACAGGAAGTGGTCCGATCCAGCTGTGGCAATTTCTGTTGGAGCTCTTGACTGACACTTCCTGTCAGTCGGTCATCAGCTGGACGGGAGATGGCTGGGAATTCAAATTGACCAATCCCGATGAGGTGAGAACATCCCTTCCACTTAGGCAACCAGGGAAGTGTCAAGCAACACCTAATTTGATCATCACGTCATCCTATATCCAGCTACTAATTCACATTGACAATACCTATTGGAATAGACAAAGTTAAAAGTATGTTTGCTTGATCTTGCCATAGGAAATTGGGGATGAGGTGGATCAAGATAATTTgaccctctcccgctctctcccaccTTTCGtcctcactcctcccctccaGGTGGCTAGGCGCTGGGGCCAGAGGAAGAACAAGCCCAAGATGAACTATGAAAAGCTGAGCCGTGGCCTGCGCTACTACTACAACAAGAACATAATCCACAAGACGTCTGGCAAGCGATATGTCTACCGCTTTGTCTGCGACCTGAACGGCCTTCTGGGATACAGTGCAGAGGAGATTCACGCCATGCTTGACATGATGCCGGACACAGGAGAGTGATGTGGGTGTGGTCTGGGCACCACCAGGTAACATACACGCTTGTGTAGGACAGGGGTTGCCAACAGGTCGTGTGCCAAAACCGGCCctcaagtgattttttttttgtgtggggGGGCTCCCCAAAGTTGAGTTTTTAGAGGGATTTTAGTTTTTGGTCAAGAAAGACTAAAATCACCAGGAATTCAGAAAAAAGGAGactaggaaatctgttcccaataATTCCATAAAAAAAGATGTGATtatgtctcaatgtaatcaaagtaggaaattattgttattttcaaatactCTGTTTATTATTATGTTCTGGCAAAAATCATCTCaaggctgaatctagttgcctaccgCTGTTGTAGGAGATCATGATGAAAGCATTTACAATCACACAAAAAATACATAATGCAAATACAATCAGACTCCTGTCAAGTTGCTGAAGACAATGGAAGCGAGTTACTTGGAAATGGACATGGCCATCACCCAAGGAGGTTAGATAATTTTATTCAAATGGAGCACATGGCAAAAGAAATATACCCTTTGGGACCTAAGACTGGTGTTTTTCTGTGTTCAGTATAGTTCTCTGGAAACCACATTGACAATCCACAGCCATTTTAGCAGCCAAGCATTGGGCTTTTTGTGTCAGTCTCAAAGCAATGACTCTACTCTTACACAAGGGGCTACTGAAGTCCTTTTTAATGAATGATTTGTTTGAGGACTGCTACAGACATCCAGGGTATGGAGGGCAACACTAGGTGCTCTATATATCTATCAATGCCACCACTGTCATGTTTCCACCTGCCAAAAATATGTCCAATTTGTCATATTTCCCTGACAAAAGACATGTCTTTTTTTTATACTGCACAAGCCATAATTCACTGTCTCGACATGCTTTGTCATGAGTTCCCCTAAATGTGTTAAGAGCTTTCACATTTCGACTGTTACCCTGGGTTGTATTCACTAGGAAATAAATTGAAGAAAACGGACCGAAacgggagggactacctgaacctgtccaataagaaactcATTTGTGCTGCAAAACCTTTTGCTACAGGTTGTTGCGGTGTGCCCTATTGAATATGGTTAGAAAGGTGTGAAGTACTCTCATATTTGAGGGAACGAAACCCTACAACAATGCTATCGCGAGTTCTATAAATAGAAGTTCCAAAATTATTTTACAGCATTTGTTTATCTTTTTTATAATGTAACAAAGTTTTGTATAAAATGTCAAgtttaaattttttaaatgacagaCAGGGTTCTATGCGTGGGTCTGTATTCATCAAGCGTCCccgagtaggagtgctgatctaggatcagtttttccCTTTTAAGTTATTAAGAAGATTACATTGAAAGAGGGGCTGGCTGGCTGATCCTATATCAACACTCTTTGTTTGAGACTTTGTGAATATAGGATAAAAAAAAGGTGTCAGTATCCTCTTTCTTGCTTTATACATACAAGATTTGTTGGGCTGAGCCTGGCCTATCGCTGAACATTTAAGAGCAGAGCTTTTATTATGATTGTACATGAGAATGTTGTATACCAAACAGTATAAACAAAACTAACTGGTGTGGGTCTCCTATTTTTACTCCTCACCTTCACACAAATGCCCATGTAACACACACAGAGCTAAAAATAGCCACAGTTGAGTAGCGGCTAGACTGACATCATTGCCAAACATGGGGCTGCTGGACAGGAAATTCCACCTGATACATGTTGAACTTAGCTGTGAATGAATAAGTGATGTTTTGCCCCTGTCCCTCTGGATTACATGCTTAGTCTTAGCCCATGTGACATACTAGGCCTAAGGTATAACattctcccagggtcagctcgaTGACTTGAAACAGGAGAAAGGCAAGATGACAGCTAtctaagtcattgagagaggacattaGTTCTGTGTGTGACTCCATGATAACAATGACGGATAAATCACGAGGGACAATCAAGGCAGAACATGGTTGTGGGCGGAATCGCCACATGAGACCTGGAAGGCATCTGAAGAAAAAGTGAGGGAAATGGTCTCTgagatggaccacaggaagatcgAGATGGAGGGCGCCCGCAGGACTGGAAAACACAACCCAGGTGATAGGCCGATAGTGGTCAAGTGtctgaggttcaaggacaaggtagctgttctggaaagagccaagaacttgagagaAACTTATCTCTTCGTCAACGAGGACTATCCTGAATCTGtgcgccagaagaggaaagaactgatcccagccatgaaagctgccaccctccctcccagaaggctggaagggatgagagagccaagcctatgggtttgtcgcttcacacacacaccaattgattaatggactgctgaattTATATTTAGCTTTTTTTGCTCTTTTCAgtattatgtctatctctgataagctacccaggaaagggctgaaaatagcccatattaatatatgtagccttagaaataaagTTCATGAAATCAACTTGCCAaaatcagataacattcatatattagccatttctgagactcagaAATGTTTTCAAGgtgtatccgtacccattggatgcagtgatcacaatatagtggctatatccaggaaagccaaagttctaacagctgggcctaaaatagtgtataagagatcatacaaaggATTTTGCTGTGACTAATGTGTATGATggtaaaaatatttgttggtcagatgctgcacttgaatttatgaaattgcttcttccaattattgataaacatgcacctgttaagaaactgactgttagaactgttagcgctccatggattgatgaggaattgaataACTATGGTTGAAAGCGATGGGGGAGAAATAATTGGCTAGTAAGTCTAGTTGCACATCTGAATAGCTTACTTTCTGCAAATGTAGAAATTAGAAGAAGAAACTGTTATGAAGCCTTAAATGAAATTATGGGGAGAAAGACATATactccatctttcatcgaatcagatggcttatcaCAAAATAATTTGCTGTTGCAAATTATTTGAATGATTATTTAATTGGCAtagtgggcaaacttaggcagcAAATGCTAACAATGAACACTGAGCCATTGTATTCatggataaaaaaataataataatgaaagaaaagcattgcaggtttgaattttgtaaagtttgtgtgagagagatggaaagattatcaatcaataatgacaaacctcctggcattgaaaACTTAGATGGAacgctactgaggatggtagctgactctatagccactcctatctgtcttatttttaatctgagcctagaggaaagtctttgtcctcaagcctggagggaagccaaagtcttATCGCTACCcagagtggtaaagcggcctttactggttctaacagcagacatctaacagcagacctattaGCTTGCTGCCAGCTCCTAGCAAACTGTTGgagaaaattgtgtttgaccaaatacaatgatATTTCTCTATAAACAAattaacagactttcagcatgcttataagagaagggcactcaacatgtactgcactgacgaTTGGTTGAAATAAATTATTATTAAGAAGAttagagacaaagtagaggtACAACTGCTTTTCcctacaaccgtaaggctctccagagggtagtgaggtctgcacaacgcatcaccgggggcaaactacctgccctccaggacacctataccacccgatgtcacaggaaggccataaagatcatcaaggacaacaaccacccgagccactgcctgttcacctcgctatcatccagaaggcgaggtcagtacaggtgcatcaaagcagggaccgagagactgaaaaacagcttctatctcaaggccatcagactgttaaacagccaccactaacattgagtggctgctgccaacatactgactcagcTCCAGCCACATTAAttatggaaattgatgtaaaagatgtatcactagccacttttaaacaatgccacttaatataatgtttacataccctacattactcatctcatatgtatatactgtactctataccatctactgcatcttgccatctttatgtaatacatgtatcactagccactttaactatttcactttgtttacatactcatctcatatgtatatactgtactcgataccatctactgtatcttgcctatgtcgTTCTGTACCATCCCTcactcatatctttatgtac
This window contains:
- the LOC115136123 gene encoding protein c-ets-1-B-like isoform X6; its protein translation is MQISHPLTPESWLNDDMDNLQLDVDFSDVPLLTPGSREMMSQALRATFSGFTKEQQRLGMPRDPRHWSESQVGQWLLWTVNEFSLKSVDLHCFRMAGVSLCALGKECFLDLAPDFVGDILWEHLEMMQRDYGTERAQCILPSINSEPGFITESNQTLLPTTCEDLLSIKTENGHSTGPLGPKQGDYLTIKQEVVSHDNMCMGHVIRGKIGSQESFESVESLDACERLTQSRGSHSHFCSLQRVPSYNSFDSDDYPATLRGHPAKGTFKDYVKERMDLTKDKSVIPAAALAGYTGSGPIQLWQFLLELLTDTSCQSVISWTGDGWEFKLTNPDEVARRWGQRKNKPKMNYEKLSRGLRYYYNKNIIHKTSGKRYVYRFVCDLNGLLGYSAEEIHAMLDMMPDTGE
- the LOC115136123 gene encoding protein c-ets-1-B-like isoform X2, translated to MTAVLDIKPALTLMKSEKLHYVDFSDVPLLTPGSREMMSQALRATFSGFTKEQQRLGMPRDPRHWSESQVGQWLLWTVNEFSLKSVDLHCFRMAGVSLCALGKECFLDLAPDFVGDILWEHLEMMQRDVRHFPVNGLMPTFQESRFTYDYLASEYSFSAQITRDNFCPNHTVHFIMERNIITPFFGRDVMSLPQFFSVDYGTERAQCILPSINSEPGFITESNQTLLPTTCEDLLSIKTENGHSTGPLGPKQGDYLTIKQEVVSHDNMCMGHVIRGKIGSQESFESVESLDACERLTQSRGSHSHFCSLQRVPSYNSFDSDDYPATLRGHPAKGTFKDYVKERMDLTKDKSVIPAAALAGYTGSGPIQLWQFLLELLTDTSCQSVISWTGDGWEFKLTNPDEVARRWGQRKNKPKMNYEKLSRGLRYYYNKNIIHKTSGKRYVYRFVCDLNGLLGYSAEEIHAMLDMMPDTGE
- the LOC115136123 gene encoding protein c-ets-1-B-like isoform X1 → MQISHPLTPESWLNDDMDNLQLDVDFSDVPLLTPGSREMMSQALRATFSGFTKEQQRLGMPRDPRHWSESQVGQWLLWTVNEFSLKSVDLHCFRMAGVSLCALGKECFLDLAPDFVGDILWEHLEMMQRDVRHFPVNGLMPTFQESRFTYDYLASEYSFSAQITRDNFCPNHTVHFIMERNIITPFFGRDVMSLPQFFSVDYGTERAQCILPSINSEPGFITESNQTLLPTTCEDLLSIKTENGHSTGPLGPKQGDYLTIKQEVVSHDNMCMGHVIRGKIGSQESFESVESLDACERLTQSRGSHSHFCSLQRVPSYNSFDSDDYPATLRGHPAKGTFKDYVKERMDLTKDKSVIPAAALAGYTGSGPIQLWQFLLELLTDTSCQSVISWTGDGWEFKLTNPDEVARRWGQRKNKPKMNYEKLSRGLRYYYNKNIIHKTSGKRYVYRFVCDLNGLLGYSAEEIHAMLDMMPDTGE
- the LOC115136123 gene encoding protein c-ets-1-B-like isoform X4, yielding MQISHPLTPESWLNDDMDNLQLDVDFSDVPLLTPGSREMMSQALRATFSGFTKEQQRLGMPRDPRHWSESQVGQWLLWTVNEFSLKSVDLHCFRMAGVSLCALGKECFLDLAPDFVGDILWEHLEMMQRDVRHFPVNGLMPTFQESRFTYDYLANYGTERAQCILPSINSEPGFITESNQTLLPTTCEDLLSIKTENGHSTGPLGPKQGDYLTIKQEVVSHDNMCMGHVIRGKIGSQESFESVESLDACERLTQSRGSHSHFCSLQRVPSYNSFDSDDYPATLRGHPAKGTFKDYVKERMDLTKDKSVIPAAALAGYTGSGPIQLWQFLLELLTDTSCQSVISWTGDGWEFKLTNPDEVARRWGQRKNKPKMNYEKLSRGLRYYYNKNIIHKTSGKRYVYRFVCDLNGLLGYSAEEIHAMLDMMPDTGE
- the LOC115136123 gene encoding protein c-ets-1-B-like isoform X5, which produces MTAVLDIKPALTLMKSEKLHYVDFSDVPLLTPGSREMMSQALRATFSGFTKEQQRLGMPRDPRHWSESQVGQWLLWTVNEFSLKSVDLHCFRMAGVSLCALGKECFLDLAPDFVGDILWEHLEMMQRDVRHFPVNGLMPTFQESRFTYDYLANYGTERAQCILPSINSEPGFITESNQTLLPTTCEDLLSIKTENGHSTGPLGPKQGDYLTIKQEVVSHDNMCMGHVIRGKIGSQESFESVESLDACERLTQSRGSHSHFCSLQRVPSYNSFDSDDYPATLRGHPAKGTFKDYVKERMDLTKDKSVIPAAALAGYTGSGPIQLWQFLLELLTDTSCQSVISWTGDGWEFKLTNPDEVARRWGQRKNKPKMNYEKLSRGLRYYYNKNIIHKTSGKRYVYRFVCDLNGLLGYSAEEIHAMLDMMPDTGE
- the LOC115136123 gene encoding protein c-ets-1-B-like isoform X3, whose product is MDNLQLDVDFSDVPLLTPGSREMMSQALRATFSGFTKEQQRLGMPRDPRHWSESQVGQWLLWTVNEFSLKSVDLHCFRMAGVSLCALGKECFLDLAPDFVGDILWEHLEMMQRDVRHFPVNGLMPTFQESRFTYDYLASEYSFSAQITRDNFCPNHTVHFIMERNIITPFFGRDVMSLPQFFSVDYGTERAQCILPSINSEPGFITESNQTLLPTTCEDLLSIKTENGHSTGPLGPKQGDYLTIKQEVVSHDNMCMGHVIRGKIGSQESFESVESLDACERLTQSRGSHSHFCSLQRVPSYNSFDSDDYPATLRGHPAKGTFKDYVKERMDLTKDKSVIPAAALAGYTGSGPIQLWQFLLELLTDTSCQSVISWTGDGWEFKLTNPDEVARRWGQRKNKPKMNYEKLSRGLRYYYNKNIIHKTSGKRYVYRFVCDLNGLLGYSAEEIHAMLDMMPDTGE